TTATTCGATGCCTTCTTTGAGTGCGATACTACGCTCCCCACCCGCCCCACCGCCGATGAATTGCGTCAGGCGTTTCAGAGCCATCGTGCTCTGGCGGTCTTAGATGATGTGGATTTGCCTGAATCTGAGGTGGCTCAACTGCACACTCTACCCGGATTAGTGATTCTCTCGGCGAGTCAGGAGCGGCAGTTGTGGAATCGGGTCAACGCCATGCCGATGTTAGGGTTGCCGTTAAACGATGCCCTGACACTGGTAGAACGAGGACTGGGGCGATCGCGGACCGCCGACGAACGCCCAGATGCGGAGGTGCTGTGCAATCTGGTGCAGGGGCACCCGCTGCGGATTCTGCAACTGACAGCACTGGTGCGCGAGGAGGGGCAAACCCTGGCAGTGTTAGTCCAGCGATTGCGTCTGGCTCCCTCAGTGGATGCTCTGCCACTCAAGGCGGCGGTGTCTTTGCCAGAGGCAGAGCGGCGCGTGCTGGCGGTGTTGGTGGTGCTGGATGGCATCTCCGTCCGCATGGAGCATCTGGCAGCCCTGACCGGATTGCCTAACATTCAAACCATTCTCGCCACGCTGACACGACGTTATCTGGTACTCAACGACAAGGCTCGCTATTACCTGTCACAGCCCGTCGTCGCTGCCCTGCGACCCGCCTGGAATTTGAGCCAGTGGACACAGCGGGTGATCACCTATTTCTATCGTTGGTTAGAGCGGCAAGCTCAGCCCGATGCTCTGGTGCCCGAACTGGAGGTGTTGTTGCAGGTATTGCGGTTGGCGATGACCACCCAACAACCCAACGTAGTGCTGCGACTGGCACAGGCTCTCGACCCGGTGTTGCTCTCGACAGGTCGATGGAGTGCCTGGGAGCAGGCGTGGCAATGGGCGTTGCAGGCAGGGCGATCGCTCCAAGATCCAGCAGCCATGGCAACAGCACTCCACCAGTTGGGAACTCGTGCTCTGTTGCTGGACGATCCCCTGACGGCACATACCTACTTAACAGAAGCGTTGCAACTGCGCGACTCTCTGGGCGATCGCCCTGGAGGTGCGGCTACCCGTCACAATCTGGAGTTGGTGCTGACCCTGCCCACGGAGGTTGATCCCGTTGCAGTCGCGGCTTCCCCTCCCCGACTTCTGCAACGACGTCGGTTCCCGACTCAAGTCGCGATTGTAGTCGGTAGTTTGGGAATGGCGATCGCCGGAATGCTCTTGCTGCTCAACCCGTTCCCACGACCTGCCAGTTTTTCCCTCAGTGCCACCCGTCTCGGCTTTGGGGAACAGACCCTCAACACGACCAGCACAAGTCAGACCATACGCCTGACGAATACCGGGTCACGACCGTTAGACATCACCAGCATTACGCCATCCGGCAACAGCAAAGACGATTTCCAGGTCACGGAGGATTGTACCGCTGCGCCGATCGCCCCCAACGATGACTGCACCGTTGAAATCACCTTTACGCCCCAAGCCGAAGGCGATCGCCTCGCCACTGTGCTTATCCTCGACCGTGCCGGGGATAATCCTCAAGAACTGCTGTTAAGCGGCATTGGCACACCACCAACGAGTCCCTTTGTGCTCAGCTTTGCCCCCGGTAACGTCACCTTTGAACCGCAGGTTCTCAACACCGCCAGCAAATCGCAATCCATCATGGTGACCAACACGGGATCAGAGCCAGTGGCGATCGCCAGAGTCACCGTTACCGGAGAGCAAGCCACCGACTTTGTCAGCACAACCAACTGTGTGAATCTGACCCTGGAACCCCGGCAAACCTGTCGCATTCAGGTGTCTTTTATGCCCAAAGCTCTCGCCAATCGGCGTGCCAGCGTCTTGATCACCGCCAAAGGAGAATCAGAGCTATTGGCAACCGGAGAATTGCCCGACCAACCACCGCCTTTCTGGAACATCCCATTGGGAGGCACCGGAGTTGCACCAACCGCTCAAACCACCCCCAACGCCGCATCGGCTCCTCCATCTGCCCCTCTGGCGGCAGTGCCCAGAGTGAGTCTGAGCCTGAGCGAAATGTACTTTGGGGCGCAAGGCATTGAGACACGCGCTGAGAAACCCTTGGTGATTGCTAATACGGGTACAGCATCCCTCTACATTGACGACCTGACGATCGCCGGAGAAAACCCCAGAGACTTTGCGATTACCGAGAACACTTGCCTGGGTGGTCCCATCCTCGCCGATGACGGTTGTATTGTTACCGTGCGCTTTAGCCCCAGTGCAGCAGGCGATCGCCAGGCTGA
This Oscillatoria sp. FACHB-1407 DNA region includes the following protein-coding sequences:
- a CDS encoding choice-of-anchor D domain-containing protein, with translation MTARVPTTLINSLQLAKQGDAEAIAALVNRALQPRNIHVVAVSVEDERLHLVLESAQAPDQETVVPFIRQSINQLGTEAIRAVVLYGKAQDQSTQAWQQEIVLESPATVEGDRIVPHYGGEIERSQAFGAESTSKTTVAELPATWLEPDLENSARVAVGNKLLHQTSHGGVVNLAPGFRRLVVRSRQVLTPAQGSESFPDLLDRQLEREEAIAALLAGSSVAFFGETGSGKTALLRSLAHHTELTGAFRDGIVYQRGRFHSASDLLQSLFDAFFECDTTLPTRPTADELRQAFQSHRALAVLDDVDLPESEVAQLHTLPGLVILSASQERQLWNRVNAMPMLGLPLNDALTLVERGLGRSRTADERPDAEVLCNLVQGHPLRILQLTALVREEGQTLAVLVQRLRLAPSVDALPLKAAVSLPEAERRVLAVLVVLDGISVRMEHLAALTGLPNIQTILATLTRRYLVLNDKARYYLSQPVVAALRPAWNLSQWTQRVITYFYRWLERQAQPDALVPELEVLLQVLRLAMTTQQPNVVLRLAQALDPVLLSTGRWSAWEQAWQWALQAGRSLQDPAAMATALHQLGTRALLLDDPLTAHTYLTEALQLRDSLGDRPGGAATRHNLELVLTLPTEVDPVAVAASPPRLLQRRRFPTQVAIVVGSLGMAIAGMLLLLNPFPRPASFSLSATRLGFGEQTLNTTSTSQTIRLTNTGSRPLDITSITPSGNSKDDFQVTEDCTAAPIAPNDDCTVEITFTPQAEGDRLATVLILDRAGDNPQELLLSGIGTPPTSPFVLSFAPGNVTFEPQVLNTASKSQSIMVTNTGSEPVAIARVTVTGEQATDFVSTTNCVNLTLEPRQTCRIQVSFMPKALANRRASVLITAKGESELLATGELPDQPPPFWNIPLGGTGVAPTAQTTPNAASAPPSAPLAAVPRVSLSLSEMYFGAQGIETRAEKPLVIANTGTASLYIDDLTIAGENPRDFAITENTCLGGPILADDGCIVTVRFSPSAAGDRQADLVIRDSASGSPRRIALSGVGLERSPSTAATPTPSGDSSPTILNFAATDSQIRAGESVRLCYGVANASQVVIEGVGDVAPATEECVTVEPGQTTTYNLTAIGADGQEVTAQTTVQVTPADDPPAQPEPGAPLTTPQLISPGSSNRGAAPDLLSCKNSTPLTWESSGSGRDVLTLQQFSNQYQDWMTVFEESLPSGTDITSWLTQYQSYEWRWMVRSVDGAGRSSEPSPWYYFTCYDFQ